The Plutella xylostella chromosome 21, ilPluXylo3.1, whole genome shotgun sequence DNA window gacgatgtattggacaggtatgttattgtttatttataatttattgtaaattaaacataaattggtttttgtcttagatttataattgaagttaatgaaaacgatgatgaagatgaggatgacgacgacgatgaacaagttcaaacagagagtgaacatgaaagtgacatggaaattgatttataaaataaaacacttttacataaataaattcaaattggtagatattctgaaggtaaacatccaaattttaatgctgtcaaactataaattttaagctaaatatgacatttacgggaacactcatagaataaaattttacttacgtcagaaatagttacaagctatcgcgagattaatccgggcacacttttctacgtgtgtagcatgtcgtgctacctcgcccccgccacttctttcaccccgcaaggagggtcgccaagtaacttgccgcaTTATAGGCAGTAGCGCCTTGGGTCGCAAAAATTTGTTCAAAAatgatatacatatttttatgcatTTCCACATTATGACTCTTAATTTTATGCCATCCAAAACGGACCCTTGTAGGCAGTTGTAGGGGTTGTAACTCCAAGTCCCTTTAAATTCACCTATCTCGGTACGCATAGCAAGACTTCCTTTTTTTACGTAGCCATATTAGTGTCCTACTCCTGGACAAAGGCCTCCCCATGACAAGACTTAGGACAAGGCTCCCCAGTCTATGGTATTGCCAAAATTGGTACAGACATAATAATGTATAGAATAATTTTGttactttaaattttatgcCATCCATATAGATATAACTAGATATTCTAATCCACAAACACACACTAAATCTCCCCAGACCGGCCCCCCACGCCTCATAGCGCTCGACAGCACTAAACCCGGTTTCTCCGAAGCGCTCCGCCGGATCGACTCGACCGGCCCCCGAGCCGCCGTGACCGTGCACGTGATGTACGCGCGAGCCGGACAGACGGTGGCCAGGGACATCGTGGCGAATAGTTCCACGCCGCTGCCTAGCGCCTTTGTGCACATGCTGAGGGGGTGAGTCTTGTGTCACGAGATATgtgttttgttatatttttatctatatttatttatttatttatttataaacactttattgtataataataaaaacagttacaaaaatggacttaaaagtagtaagtatatacagaggcgggcttattgccaagaagcaatttcttccaaccaacctttgttaggtggaaaactaaagtttttaaactcctttaatacaataaaaagctatacaaaaacaatgtggaaagaacctaaactaaaacatatctaagataaaaacgaaaaatacaaactaactacctatttaacttacataaataataataatacaaatacacataatacctaaatgaCAAAATAGACTTAATATATATCcgctatatttatataaatacatatataactatataatataatacatattatttaccaACCTAAGGTTTTATAATAGTGATCCTTTACGCTCTTTTTAAAGGTAGCAAGTGAAGGTGAAAGTCGCACGTCTACGGGCAAGGTGTTCCACAAACACGCCGCCTTCACAGCGAACGAGTCACTGTAAGAAGCAGCGTTGCGGTCAGGCACACTCAACATCTTGTTCTCTGTAGATCTCAACGCTCGGCCGTGGGAACATAGGAATGAAAACTTAGATCGGAGATATTGGGGGGAAGTAGGGTTATTCAAAACATTGAATAACATGTTGAGAATGTGggtattccggcgaaggcgaattgggagccacttCAATTGAGCACGATACTCTGAAATGTGATCATACTTACGTAATCCAAAAATAAATCGGATACATAAGTTCTGGAGACGTTCGAGTCTGTTGAGTAGCTCTTCAGTGAGGTCAAGATAGCTTACGTCAGCGTAGTCGAGAATTGGGAGCAGTAGAGACTGTGCCAGCGTAATTTTAGTGGAAAACGGTAGGAAATACTGCAAGCGTTTAAGGGAGTGGAAAGATGCAAAAAGCTTCCTGCTCACAGCGTCAACTTGCGGGATCCAAGAGAGAGTGCTGTCCATGACCACGCCGAGATTTTTTACTGAGGCTACATATGGTATGTCTGATTGGTCGTACCTGACTTTCCTCACAGctgaaaagttaattttatttaacattctGGAGCTGCCGAAAACAATCGCTATATCTAATATAAAAatcaaatacttatttaaaaaatggtaTAATAGAAACTGACATAAGCCACACTGGCAAAAAGCTCTCCCTTTTCACctccaatattttttacgataTTGAAGATGATAAAGTTCTCGACTTTCATCTTGAAAAGCGTATACCACGATAAACTACTTACGGAAACCAGTGTCATAATGCGTTAACTTAGTACTTATGTACTCAAGTCTTTCTAATGCTATATTGCCTACTAGTTCCTCGGTGAATGTAATCTGTATTAGCGTCAACTAACCCAACTCTCCCCCCACAGGCTAGGCACCCCAGTCCGCGTCCGAACACACCCCGGCTGGACAGGCCACGTCAGCAGCAGCTACGACGCGGCGCGCGAGCTCGGGGActccccgccgccgccgcccagccAGGGTCAGGCGCCCTGTGTGTATGATGGGAGGGAACAGGTTAGTGGCTGAATAGACTGCTGTTTAATGAGTCTTTTGACATGGTTTTGGAGAGTGTCGGTGGCTAATATTAGAGTAAGACTAGTGTATGATGGGAGGGAACAGGTTGGTGTCTATACTGCATTCATTCTTACTTGGCACAAAAGGTAAAAATGCTGTTTTGAAGCGTGTCGATGGCAAATATTAGAGTAACCCTAGAAAAAAAGGCAAACGCACGACCGCTTATTAAAACCTGAGGCACAACAATGGCGTTGACATGAGACACATGAAAGTGTGTAATAGACGCGCGGCAGCGGACTGGCTTACTTTGAGTGTCAATATGTGTGTCGGCTCGTCATTTGACTTACTTAGGCTGCCACAATTTTTAGTTACCGAGCTTCCTTCCTCCTTCTCCTCTACTTGTATGAGTGGTGCCAGGGCTACCCCGGCTGGTCACGTGGGCAGCAGCTACGACGCGGCGCGCGAGCTCGGGGactccgcgccgccgccgcccagccAGGGTCAGGCGCCGCATGTGTATGATGGCAGGGAACAGGTTAGTGGCTGAATAGGGTGCTGTTTTGAAGCGTGTCGGTGGCAAATGATAGAGTGAGACTATAGGCTGCTGTATTGAAGCGTGTCGGTGGCATATATTTAGTTGGGTTCTGACCAACGTTACGCACTGTAACATTTCCAGCGAGCATGTTACGCAACGCTATGGTTACGCTAAAATCGGCTAGATTAGTGTCTGAATAGTCTGCTGTTTTGAAGCGCATCGGAGGCAAATAATACAGTAAGACCATCGAAGTAGAGATAAAGGCGGAAAGTAGCCCACTTATTAAAAACTGTGGCACAACAATGGCGTTGACATGAGAGTGTGTCGGCGGACTGACTTACTTTGAGTATGAATCTGCGTGTGTCGGCTCGTCGTAAAATGTCATTTTTGACTTACTTAGGGTGCCTCAGTTACCGAGCTTCCTTCTGCCTTCTCCTCTACTTGTATGAGTGGTGCCAGGGCTACCCCGGCTGGTCACGTGGGCAGCAGCTACGACGCGGCGCGCGAGCTCGGGGactccgcgccgccgccgcccagccAGGGTCAGGCGCCGCATGTGTATGATGGCAGGGAACAGGTTAGTGGCTGAGTAGGGTGCTGTTTATAAGAATCTATTTCTATCTTCGTTGGCAAACTTGGGCAGggctagggtttgtcactgtggtaaaaggattagccagtcaatTACTAACTTCCCAgaggtacctataataagGTGCTTAAGTAAGATCCTTTTTTGTGCACCCATATATCTAAGACTGTGTCAACTATGGCTGCCCTACGTAAGATTCGAACCTATAGGACCATCAGCAGAATCGTCAACCATCGGGCCAATCTGTCATCAATGTACCAGGAATCTATAACAATGCGAGAGCTCAACAACTCTCGTAGcataaagtacttacttggTCAGTGCGTACTCCTGCTTCAATATAATTTGTTGAAATATAAATCGTTTTGCTTATAGGTGCTATACTGGTCGGATGCTACCAACGAGATCGCGTTCGTGGTTCCTTCACTCGCTGCACATTCGGAGACGGATGAGAATAAGAACGAGAGTGTGAGGTCTGATGTCGACGGCTCCTGTCTGTCTTCAAGGTAACTGTTTactttgtacacaaaaacataaagttcatgaataaaatgtattaccGTACCTATGTGAAAagggtatacctacttacctagtaATGAACACATCTACCTCAAAAGCTATCAGTTTATAAGTGCTATTTTACTTCAAATAGAAGATAGATCTTACCCATAATCTGCTGatcaaaaaagtttctatggagagCAAAAAGAACTGAATTTTCCAAAGCTGTAGACCAAAAATTGTTATGGCTCTTTTGGAACAATATCCTGTATATTCCAACATCCTTATCTCCATAAACCAAGCTCAATCCTCCCCCAAAAGTACCAGGACCTCAGAGAAGCCGAAAGGTTCGTGCTGGAACGTCTCCAGCAACAGTTTCGGAGCTCCCTCATACGAGCGCAGCATCAGAAAGTCAGACCTAGAGAGACTGCtcgtcataataataaacaattaacTATGTTCTACAACTTTAGAAAATTCGTAACTAACAGATTCTATAGAGATGCAAAAAAAGAACGAATATTCCAGTAGACCAAAAGTAATTCTACATGAGCCCCCGAGTCAcccattttataataaaaccatTGGTTTATTCTAACTTCTAACATAATAATCTCTCCAAAAGTACCAGGACCTCAGAGAAGCCGGAAGGCTCGTGCTGGGACGTGTCCAGCAACAGTTCCGGAGCTCCGTCCTACGAGCGAAGCATCAGCGAGTCGGACCGAGGGGAGAAGAGGGTCAGCCTGTCGGAGAAGACTAGGGCTCTGTCGTTGGAGCTGGACAAGCAGGCTGGGCTTACTGGTGAGTGATGGTTTTTGTAGCTTCAAAtattacatacaataaaactTGTTAAGAGCGTTGCAAGAGTCGCTTGGAAAACGCCAAACCTGCTGTTTCTACGGGGAACGAAAGAAGTAActaataaataagaataatagATAAGAAGTCTTTAacaataataggtatatgtatcatcatcatcacccaataatcatccactgctggacataggcctctcccaaggagcgccacaacactcggtcccggccttcctcattcaaccactacccgccacccgcctaaggtcgtcaggaAGGCGTATATGTATATCCTATATGTATTGAATGCTGTATGTTAAAACTCATTCTTATTCCGTAGGTAGTGGACGTCGCAACCGAGAATACTCGACGAAGATTCTCATAATTTGGCTGGAAGACTTCGAAGATCACCTCAACATGCCTATAGGtatgaattaatatttatggGTATATCTATTTTCACAGATTCCTTGCTTGTTGTCTGACTAACTCGTCTGAGAAATCCACGCTGTTGGACTGATTTCAAAAAATAACACCTTATCACCAACGCTCAACTCGTCGCGTCGCGATTGATGTGCGATGTGTGTTTGCtgtgaaattatatttataaacacttttgCTGATCCGAACGCCGGACAACGAAAGTCAATCATCAGAATCGGATCATGTTTTTTCAAACGAGTCTGCTACGATAAAACCGATAAATTAACAACTAAATATCCTCCCTAGACGACCTCCTACAATACTGCGACACGGGGCTCCCGTGGCGGCGGCACGGCACGTGCGTGATCTCCGTGTCGGGGCGCCGGTCCGGCCTGGTCCGCGTGCGCACCGCCGCGCCCGGCGCCGGCCCGCTGGCCGACGGCGCGCTGCTGGCGCCGCATCTGCTGCCGGATTGTCTGAGACGGGCGGCTTTAGATGTTGCAGCGAGAAGAAGATTGAATAGCGACACGTGAGTTATATTGTAGATAGTATACGCAGAGTATACCCTTAATTGTAACGCGAAGCATATAATACGGCACGCGAGTTGGTTGCACTTAGTGTGAATACTCATCCCCCTGATCGTAGCTACCAGAGGCAGGCAACAATACACTAAAGTAAGCTTAGATGACATTCCCGAAAACCTTCTCGCTCTTCGAACATCGCATCTAAATACTGTAATCCTTACCTGGTTATATTCAAACCTATCTCCACTAGTCCTAACTACTCCATTCCCTCGCAGGCACCAGCCCCCGCAcgtgcgccgccgccacctCATCCAGGAGATGGCACAACAGTACCGCCGCGAGCTCAGCGAGCCCGAGCTGCTGGAGTCACTATTCCTACCGCCGTAAGGACTAGACTACCGTGGCAAGAATGAAGGGAAATGTCAGGACCGAAGGACCagaagacgtgacaaaagttttgcatcgagATCattcacatcgcgcagcctcaagagcgagcgcgacgtagaacttttgtcacgtcttaattgcgctcCGTACTAGCCTTtcattgattattttatttgcgtCAGAATTAtctgtattataaatttataatcgCACTTTAATCatagtaattaatttattcattttaagactgaaataataatagtattaaaAGTACTTTGATGGAAATAGTTATAACGTTAGAAATCTTATCGTTGCTTTTGATTaagttatagttatattaaGTTATATTCATTCAGTGTTTTATTATCATTCCCTTTTACTATTACTATCTCCTTATAAGCGATCGGAATGAGGTATAACtacataataacattaattaattatccgttattgtacttaaattttatttatttaactcttgttaattaataaatttatcgaatattttacaaagttttttttatttagctgTAGCTAAATCTCAATAAGTGTCTCATAAACCCACATTGAAATGTACTTTGCTGCTATATTTTGTCGTGTAACCTATATACCTCATATATTGTTATAGATTCAGGCTTTTCCCTACAAAGGAAactgcccccccccccccccccccgctGTACATAAATGGGTATTTGTCTATGGTCGCCCGACCGGTCAAGCGACATCGTCTGTGTTCAAAGATGCAAGGATGTTATTATACTGAGGCAGTGTtcagacaaaaaaaatatcatatttatCGCACCTCTATGcccataaaaaaactattttaaattcaGAACTGTCAGCCTGTCACGCCGCCATCCCGATTGATTCTGAAATGTCacttaaattttcaataataattctCATCTTTTAATCATTTGTGCAGTTTTGTACAGTAATTTTATAGCAGTTTTGAttgtttgtgttgtgttttaagttttaaattgatGTTGTGTTTGTGGAGATGGTGATCAGTGGCGTGGAGAGGGCGTCCCATGGGAGCCAGGAGCAGGATCACGAATTGTTCCACATAGCAAAGGAGACCAATTTTGAACCTAACGGTAAGTCGtaatgtttcattttattatgtatcttCATATATTTTCTTGACATCATATTTAACTGGGAATATACCTTTGTGCCTTAATTGctgcttttaaatatttattctacTTTAGTTTAGTAACTTTTGCTTTTAGATCACCGTGTACTATTAGACCAGGATCTTATCTATTTGTACAATAAGTTGGACCTTGGTTCAAAGCTTATGTCTTCAACAGTAGAGTTGCCTACCCGTCCCAGCGAGCTGCCTACCCAACCCAGCCGCCCGCCTTCTCGCACTAACCAACTGGTAGAAATCGTGGTGTACCAGGGAGACGAATCCGACACTGATTTAACTGAACTGTGTAACGAAGAAATATACAAACTACGGTATACAGACAGACATATATGCGGTAATCCCTTGTGTTATAAACACGGCAACTTCAATACGCAAAGCGATAAAATATCGACTGATTACAACGATTCATTGTTTAGTACTTACACCCTCAGACCCATGGATCTAAATTCTAATGTCTTCCAAAGATGCTTGATAGATAACATTTCATGTAAATTTATGGAGGAAAATTTCACTTTCTACATGGACAATGTTATCAGACATGTTGAGAACACGATAGagcaattgaaaaaaataagtaacgGTGATTATTTGACAGACAGAGTAAGGCAAAGATGGTTGGAGGTAGAGAATAATTTTAGAGATAGCAATAAAGATGAAGAAGACAAGGAAACTAAAGTATTAGCCACGTGCGCTAGTATTCCACTTCACGTGGAAACAAAGAAAAGTGGCCGTGTCATCAAATGGGACGATATAGTACATTCAGAAATAGACCTCCGATCGCTTTCCAAAATTCTAGAAAAGAAAATCGTAATAGAAATTCCTAAAAACATTTGTGGGTCATTCCTGCTACAATCCAAGTATGATGcggataatttaataataagttgCAAGAAGAGTCATGAGAGTGAAGAATCGAGGGTTGATGTTGTGTTTAAGCTGAAGAGATCGGACAATGGCGATTTTATAAGCAATGTTAATTCTATAATGGTGTTGAAGAAAGCTCCTGCTTTACAGAATGgtgagaaaaaatatttcactgTCTTAAATTTTATCATGTATCAACTTAACATACCTGTTGCAGGTgcctaatataatatatttttagttacAGTAAATGAAGATAAACATTTACTTTCATTGCCATCCTGTTCGGGAGATCAAGTTAGAGAAATTGAAGACATAACGCACACTGTACAAATCACAGACACAAATACATTACAGACTGcagaatatcataatatagaAATAACAGAAGTGCCTATAAAAGAAGCTGATGTAGATAAACATTCCGATGAATCTCCAGAGAACCTTGTTGAGTCATCCATGGACTTGGATTCAGAAAAGCAACACAATGATTCACAAGCTGAGGAAGAAAATTGTTTAGATGCCACATTCGAATTAACCGAGTCTGAATCACAAAGTTCGGTCCCCGACTTCGGCCCAACAAAAGAACATTTTAAGTCCACTTTGATAAGGCTGTCACATACCAACGCCTTAGATTGCATGCCAGAGGAAGAAGAAGTTTTAGAGAAAAAGAAATCGCAGCCTAAAGTCCGCGTCAAATCCCCTTACGAAAACAAATCACTACATATCGAAGAAAAGAAACGAAAAAAGCTCCTAGAAATCAGAGCGAGAAGGGAAAGAAGAAAACTGGCAATGGCCGAAGATTCTAAGAAAGGAAAGAACTACAAATTTGCAAAAGGGCTCTTGACACCTCAAGCCAGTAATTCTGTCACGGCCTTGTCGATATCGAATAAatctttttataataacatttacggGGAAGCTTCGTCTGTGCAGAAAAAGACAGTTAAAAAAGAACGTAAGGCAAGGAAAACCGTCAGTGTTCCGCAAATAGGCGTAATAACCCTTGAAGAAAGTTCTGTGGCTTCTGAACTTTCTTCCCAATGTACGGAACTAAATGAtaagaaatacataaataggtgcTACTTTCTGGATGAAGTAGAGACTGAAATCATGCAGTCTAATGAAGACCAGTTGCCAATAACTCCTGACTTCACAGCAACGGACGCTTTTGATCACAGTAATGAAGTAACTTGTCGATcgtaagtttttatttaagtattggTCTTTATTAATGGTTAGAAGGTAGAGATtatataattgtaatatttataaaaacgttTACTAACTACCTATTACAGGTTTATTAATTCCTTCGAAGAAAACATGGAATGCCCTGAAATTTCAGACCAATCTCTTTATGGAAAAGTTAATGTTTCTGAAAATAAAGTTGTAATGTTAAAACCGGGAGCTCCAAAACTACACGTAGAAAGTAATGTTGAAAAATCAGTACGATTAAAATGCAAGAAGAGTGTCGACAAAATATACGATCTACTGAAGAAGCTTGAAAACATTGATAATTCTGCTGAAGTGAAATCTCCTAAAAGTAAATTTACAGCCGTGATGGACGACCGTGAACAGCTGGGCCGGGAGAGCCTGACCACGAGGGACACCAACAGTGGCACTAGTCTGAAACATCAACCTGCGCTCTCTAGCAATAGTAATTTTAGTTTCGCAAACCCCACAAacaaaattacagaaataattgATACTAATAAAGGAGACGTACGTGATATCAAAGAGATTAAAGTAGACAACAAACCAAACATCATCCAGAAGTCTTCCATACCGAAAGCAAAGAAAGCTGTAAAACTCCCTGAAGATCCACTAAAAATGATATCGGAATTGATTCAGAACATAGATCATGTGCAGAAACGAAAAATGAAGTCTATCAACGCAAAACCTAAACCAGAAACCCAGCCTAACGTCCCTAATGAAATCAAAATCAGGAGACCAGAACCTAAAAGAAACCGCATTCGATCAGAACCACCAACAAATTCAACTTCCTTTACAACggaatgtaaaaatataaaacctcCTCGGATATCCAAACCAGCCAGTCCAATAGAAGACAAAATTGAGTTCTCAAAACGAAATATCATAGAGATTATAGACGAGCAAAAAGAAGCGAGAGGGGAAGCGGTAAGAGGTCCCAGAGAATCCCGGATAAACAGCCTCGCACAACCAAGGAGGCTTTATGTCATGGCACACAAGGAGGAGATGCAAAGCAGGCCACATGGGAAAATGGTTGAACGAGCAAAGAGGTTATCGCTTAGTCCAGTGGCAGAAAGAAGAACCGGCTCTATAACTCAAAATAAGGTTAGCGAGAGGCAAAGAAAACAGAAGAAGGAATTCCATTCGATAGCTGATGATGGAAGAGCTGCTTTGCTTCCAATATCCGGCGGTGAGTTACAAAtgggtacctacattattttctTCAGACTTCTCAGATGAAGTACTTATCTAAAATATGCGACAGATTTTGGCATTCAGAGATAAGACTATACTGTTTTGGATAGCTTTCAATATGCGATCTCCCAGATTATTCTTATTCTCATCCCTTCCAGCCCAAAGCAACGTTGATCATCATGGTTTCTACAAAATGGATCCCATTTAGATACCTATGCCAGTTGTATTAAGTTGCCTTAAGGCTGATCCACACACTGTTTAGGGTGTCATTAGTAGGTGTTATTCACGTCTACTAATCACTCGCATTAAACAGTGTGTTGATGGAGCCTTGCGTGTGTTGCAGCGAGGTTATGATCGCAGGTCGCAGGCCGCGCTCTCCGAGGAGACGGGCCATCATCGTGCCCACCGTGCTCCCGAGACATTCTACGTAAGAACaagtttaataatataatctttGATCTAGTTATGTTGTCTTTAAGTGTTTCTAATTTCTGCTACTTACTCTTCTACTCTTTCCTATGTTGTGTCACCTTAGAAAGGATCATTGGAAGTTAAACCATGTATTATAactgttttaaatgtacagtAAACCATAAATAATGCGTGAGTCAGACCTAAATGCAAA harbors:
- the LOC105385610 gene encoding uncharacterized protein LOC105385610, translating into MVISGVERASHGSQEQDHELFHIAKETNFEPNVELPTRPSELPTQPSRPPSRTNQLVEIVVYQGDESDTDLTELCNEEIYKLRYTDRHICGNPLCYKHGNFNTQSDKISTDYNDSLFSTYTLRPMDLNSNVFQRCLIDNISCKFMEENFTFYMDNVIRHVENTIEQLKKISNGDYLTDRVRQRWLEVENNFRDSNKDEEDKETKVLATCASIPLHVETKKSGRVIKWDDIVHSEIDLRSLSKILEKKIVIEIPKNICGSFLLQSKYDADNLIISCKKSHESEESRVDVVFKLKRSDNGDFISNVNSIMVLKKAPALQNVTVNEDKHLLSLPSCSGDQVREIEDITHTVQITDTNTLQTAEYHNIEITEVPIKEADVDKHSDESPENLVESSMDLDSEKQHNDSQAEEENCLDATFELTESESQSSVPDFGPTKEHFKSTLIRLSHTNALDCMPEEEEVLEKKKSQPKVRVKSPYENKSLHIEEKKRKKLLEIRARRERRKLAMAEDSKKGKNYKFAKGLLTPQASNSVTALSISNKSFYNNIYGEASSVQKKTVKKERKARKTVSVPQIGVITLEESSVASELSSQCTELNDKKYINRCYFLDEVETEIMQSNEDQLPITPDFTATDAFDHSNEVTCRSFINSFEENMECPEISDQSLYGKVNVSENKVVMLKPGAPKLHVESNVEKSVRLKCKKSVDKIYDLLKKLENIDNSAEVKSPKSKFTAVMDDREQLGRESLTTRDTNSGTSLKHQPALSSNSNFSFANPTNKITEIIDTNKGDVRDIKEIKVDNKPNIIQKSSIPKAKKAVKLPEDPLKMISELIQNIDHVQKRKMKSINAKPKPETQPNVPNEIKIRRPEPKRNRIRSEPPTNSTSFTTECKNIKPPRISKPASPIEDKIEFSKRNIIEIIDEQKEARGEAVRGPRESRINSLAQPRRLYVMAHKEEMQSRPHGKMVERAKRLSLSPVAERRTGSITQNKVSERQRKQKKEFHSIADDGRAALLPISGGRRPRSPRRRAIIVPTVLPRHSTSKVPSSYVDSTSVIHKNAVETAVSKAQRPASPKKMCITSLSTSSEEASNYLEKKLNEMVNTVIESELGNEDNGSPITEIDETDQPIAATILQEPRDDSYLTTVANVSVEYKKKETNDGTDDDLHDDDATKKKSAGDYRYSPNISPTTSDRNEKNKLLVLQSGDAASLLIQSSSKKLVPLVSELSLVPLLSKPWTLNIPMQISTIGYAFSKFNQQKNRSNTQELSVQSSNSNALSCRMRNVDQFIRKPSVVFVHQCSQADSADILANGRDDRDTEIIQLLEKDNLADKIHTDAQVATVGTNTSKTSVSEGLVANKNSTGENPRRLDIATISNGNASGDLQSNLNTNDCHSLDILAGLLNEIHKLTTCQTDITRSYSTKNVDNLEIETLYKEVTFKSVDPIISMNSLDLKQMDSNPSLYSFYLSNNGELVERHTCRTPVLNQSAVAQTSTILKDKEVRMDSPGYAHQITEVSSRFLFQNKSTTALGLNQAVSEPTVVTSSGYGRRRIFVDHVKVDKITELPRKLAESEEARKDVRKCGQIPSVDAAKKIVKANKAPCYKKEAIVIDRYRKQEVAIYDASLKLKRDILVTVYSILVFTVFAALSIPVFP